In Candidatus Poribacteria bacterium, the sequence ACCGTGTGAGCGGTTCAGCTAACTGGTACTAATAAGCCGAGGGCTTGATAACTTCCTTTCTTCTACCGACCCCTCATATTCTATACAATTGTCAAATATTCTTATACACCTTTCCGGTGGCTATAGCGAAGGGGACCCACCCGTACCCATCCCGAACACGGTAGTTAAGCCCTTCAGCGCTGATGATACTTCGGGGGCGACCCCGCGGGAAAGTAGGTCGCTGCCGGGAAACCTCTTGAAGGGCAGGTTATAAAACCTGCCCTTTTTCTTTTTTAAAGGCTTCTTTGAATTTCCTTTAGCAGCGGACTTGAAGAGGAAATCCGTAAGTCCTAAGTAAACTATTTCTCACGCAAATCGTTTCTATACGACAGGAAGGACGGAATTATGAAACACAATCTGTTTTTTCACGAAAGGTTGGTCACGCATTACTTACGGAGTCCCATATTCAGCCCTTCCGTCAAATCCTATGCTTGCGCGTGCCAGATGTAGATGGAAAACTATCTTATCTATTCTGTGAAACTGACACAGAAGATGATTTATAAAGATTATGTAAACAAATCTGGCAAGCAATCGTTGAAGGGATAAAGCAATCGGATGAAGATTACAACACTATCCTTTAGCAGATAGATTATATTACTTCATACAACGTATATTTTTACACGCAATTAGAACGCACACCAAATTGATGTAAGGTTTCAGACTTCGTCAACAAATACGGAAGGTGTGTAAGTCGAAAGAAAAGGAAGCATATCATGAATAGCCATTTGAGAATTCTGACAGCAATCGCTTTTACGCTGATATTGATAGCTGGTATTACTGGATGTTCAAGTGATGAAGAAAATTCCATTACAACAAATCCAGTCGCTGCTGACGCAAGTGACGAAGAGTCATCAGTCCGATACGGTCTTGCCGATACTTATGATAATGTCCGAAACGGTGCCCGTCTGGTTATATCCTATGATGCGGCGACGGATGCCTTTACAGGTACTGTTACAAATACGACGGGTGCGATTTTAACGCAAGTTCGCGTCGAAGTTCATTTATATGACGGTGCGGTCACGGTTGATGAACTCGGTCCCACACCGAACGTTGACCTTCAACCCGGTGAATCGCACTCTGTCACACTTCCGGTCGGAGGCCACTCCTTTACCGAGTGGGTAGCACACCCTGAAGTCGGTCCCAGCAGTGGCGGCGGTGGTGAAGGTGGCGAAGGTGGCAACGAAGGCGGTAATGAACATGGGCCAGGTGGCGAAGGTGGCGGCGGTGGTTAAGCCAACCACTTCAGCACTGATGAAACCGAGGACGCTGTTAGCAGATGCCTCCAAGGGAGCAATATACCAATCACCGCTCTTCTGTAGAGGCAAACGATAGTAGATTACATTTTATCTTTCATTAATTCATACGATTCATACCAATTCATACAATTCATACTTTTAGAAGGGAGCATACTCATGAAACGCAATTTTGGAACCCTCACGCTACTGGTTGTCATATTGATGGCAATGACTATCGGTTGTGATCGGGCAGACCGACAAATGATACCCATCGGGCCAGCACCATCAGATGAGACGATGCCCATGGGACCAGCAAGTGACGAAGAATCCGCAGTTCGACTTGCTCTTACCGATACTTATGATAATATCCGAAACGGTGCACATCTGATTATATCCTATGACGCGGCGACGGATGCCTTTATAGGCGGTGTTACAAATACGACGGGTGCGATTTTACGCCAAGTTCGCGTCGAAATTCATTTATTTAACGATATGGGTACCGTTGGGGAACTCGGTCCAACACCGAACGTTGACCTTATGCCCGGTGAAGTGCACGACATCGTACTTCCAGCCATGGGTCTATCCTTTAACACATGGACGGCTCATCCCGAAGTCGGTCCCAGCAGTGCTGGCGGCGGTGAAGACGATGGTGAACACGGCCAAGGTGCCGCTGGCGAAGGCGGCGGTGAAGGTGCCGGTGAAGGCGGCGAAGGCGGTGGTGAACACGGCCAAGGTGGCGAAGGTGCTGAAGGCGGCGGTAACTAAGCCAGGCACTTCAGTACTGATGCAACTTCAGAGAGGACTCTGTTAGCAGACTCCTTCAAGGGAGCAATACACCTATTGCTCCCTTTTTCGTCTATATATTTGCTAACCCCGAATGTGTTGTTTAAAAGATAACGTTTACAATTCCTATTTTTCACAGAGAGGTGCATTCATGAATCCGATTTATGGCGTTCTTGCCGCAAGTGCCATCATATTGGTGGCTACTATAAGTGGGTGTTCAAAAAAAGAAGAGTTGTCTGTTGACGATGGCGGTGAGGAATCTAACGTTGAATTCGCATTGAATGAGCAATACGATAAGGTTCGTAACGGGGCCCGGCTCATTTTAAAGTACAACTCACAAAGCAATGCCTTCAAAGGCACCGTCGAAAACACCACAGACGAAACTTTGAAGCAGGTTCGGGTTGAGGTCCACTTATCAAACGGCGTGGAACTCGGTCCAACAATCCCAGGTGACCTTGCTCCCGGTGAAAAAAGAGAAATCCTACTCACTGCGACAAGCACGAACTTCGACGGATGGACTGCGCATCCTGAAGTGGGCGAAGGTGAGCACGGTCATGGAGGAGAAGGTGGTGAGCATGGTAGAGAGGGCGAAGGTGAACACAGTCATGGAGGAGAAAGTGGCGAGCATGACAGAGAGGGAGAGGGTGAACATGACTAAGGGATTTTCGGTGTGCATCTGTTCATTTGTATTGATATGGTTGTTCGGATTCGCAACGCTTGCTTATGGCGAGAAACCTCCCGAAAATATCCTCAAAAACGGCGATTTCGACCTCAACCTTGAAGGGTGGCACCATTGGACACATGCTGATGCCGCTGCGCTTTTCCAAACCGAGGGCAAAAAGGCGGAACCGATCGCCGGAAAGAAAGTCGTCTATGTCAAAATTAGCAAAGCGGGCGCGCTATGGCATATCCAATTCTATCAGCAACCGTTTACACTGGAGAAAGGTACGACCTATACTTACAACTTGTGGGCGAAAAGCGAAAAGCCGAGAACTGTTGTAATGCGTATTCTGCATCAAGGTGCGCCGTGGAATGAGTATGCAAGGCAGACAATCAATCTGTCTGAAGCGTGGAAAGAATTCTTCATCACGTTCAAAATGACAGCAGATGATGTGAATTCGCGCGCTGGCATAATCATGGGCGAACAAAAAGTGGATGTCTGGCTCGATCATATCCGTCTCTACGAAGGCGAACATGTAAGCGACATCGAAGGTGCTAAACCACAAGTCGTTGACCCCTCAAATAAATTGACAACAACGTGGGCTGCACTTAAAGAGTTGTAGGATGGATCTCCCAATTCCGACTGCTAACCCTTAATGGATAAAGGTTCTGGAAACCCGTTGTCACTAAGAGTTTGTTGGGTAAATCGAATAGCAATGCAATTAAGCAAAGCGAACTTTTTGTTTTCTAATACGTCTAATCCGATAACAGAGCAATTCACTTGTTGCCTACATCGGCAAGTCTGAATGCTTTCTTTAAAGGTAGTCAAACGCAAGAAATTAAGGCTACTGAGGAATTGAGCAGCTTTGCTGTGTACATCAGTGTTGATGAAATCAGTGGACGTTTTGTTTCCACCGAACGAATACATTGCACATCATGGGTTTACAATACCCAGGAGGTGAACAGATGAAATTCGGTCTATACTTTACGCTCTTTTGCGCGGCGGTCCTTGTCTTTGCAGCCGCGTATACAGGGATAGCACACGCACAATCGATTGAAGACGGATTGGGAGGGCATTGGACTTTTGATAAGGGCGATACCGATGCTAAGGTGGCCAAAGATGCCCTTGGTGAAAACGATGGAGAGATTAAAGGTGCCCCCAAAATTGTGGAGGGCATTGTTGGCGATGCGCTCAGTTTCAACGGTAAAGAGGATTATGTCGTCATGGGTCCAGCCACAACGGGACAGGATCTTACCTACGCAATGTGGATTAAACCCGTAGCACTGCCCGCTGGTCC encodes:
- a CDS encoding carbohydrate binding domain-containing protein, with amino-acid sequence MTKGFSVCICSFVLIWLFGFATLAYGEKPPENILKNGDFDLNLEGWHHWTHADAAALFQTEGKKAEPIAGKKVVYVKISKAGALWHIQFYQQPFTLEKGTTYTYNLWAKSEKPRTVVMRILHQGAPWNEYARQTINLSEAWKEFFITFKMTADDVNSRAGIIMGEQKVDVWLDHIRLYEGEHVSDIEGAKPQVVDPSNKLTTTWAALKEL
- a CDS encoding FxLYD domain-containing protein, giving the protein MNSHLRILTAIAFTLILIAGITGCSSDEENSITTNPVAADASDEESSVRYGLADTYDNVRNGARLVISYDAATDAFTGTVTNTTGAILTQVRVEVHLYDGAVTVDELGPTPNVDLQPGESHSVTLPVGGHSFTEWVAHPEVGPSSGGGGEGGEGGNEGGNEHGPGGEGGGGG
- a CDS encoding FxLYD domain-containing protein yields the protein MNPIYGVLAASAIILVATISGCSKKEELSVDDGGEESNVEFALNEQYDKVRNGARLILKYNSQSNAFKGTVENTTDETLKQVRVEVHLSNGVELGPTIPGDLAPGEKREILLTATSTNFDGWTAHPEVGEGEHGHGGEGGEHGREGEGEHSHGGESGEHDREGEGEHD